The proteins below come from a single Balaenoptera musculus isolate JJ_BM4_2016_0621 chromosome 1, mBalMus1.pri.v3, whole genome shotgun sequence genomic window:
- the PINK1 gene encoding serine/threonine-protein kinase PINK1, mitochondrial isoform X1 translates to MAVRQALGRGLQLGRALLLRFTAKPGPTYGWGRPERPGPAAGWGRGERPGQAAGPGAEPRRLGLGLPGRYRFFRQSVAGLAARLQRQFVGRPRGGAGPCGRAVFLAFGLGLGLIEEKQAEGRRAASACDEIQAVFTQKNKLLPDPLDARRWQGFRLEEYLIGKSIGKGCSAAVYEATMPVLPQDQQVAGSIGLLPGRGPEIVPRGEEEQAPLAPAFPLAIKMMWNISAGSSSEAIFRTMSQELVPASRVALAGEYGVTHRRSKGGPKQLAAHPNVIRVFRAFTSSVPLLPGALLDYPDVLPPRLHPEGLGHGRTLFLVMKNYSCTLRQYLRGHSPSPRLATVMTLQLLEGVAHLVQQGVAHRDLKSDNVLVELDADGCPWLVITDFGCCLADERVGLRLPFTSWYVDRGGNSCLMAPEVSTACPGPRAVIDYSKADAWAVGALAYEIFGLPNPFYGQGRAHLESRSYQEAQLPALPESVPLEARQLVRSLLQRDASKRPSARVAANVLHLSLWGERTLALKNLKPDRMIGWLLQQSAATLLASRLAEKNCVETKMKMLFLANLEYEALSQAALLLCSWRAAP, encoded by the exons ATGGCGGTGCGGCAGGCGCTGGGTCGGGGCCTGCAGCTGGGCCGAGCGCTGCTACTGCGCTTCACGGCCAAGCCTGGCCCGACCTACGGCTGGGGGCGACCGGAGCGGCCGGGCCCCGCGGCGGGCTGGGGTCGCGGGGAGCGCCCGGGCCAGGCCGCGGGACCCGGCGCGGAGCCGCGCAGGCTCGGGCTCGGGCTCCCCGGCCGCTACCGCTTCTTCCGCCAGTCGGTGGCCGGGCTGGCGGCGCGGCTCCAGAGGCAGTTCGTGGGGCGGCCCCGGGGCGGCGCGGGCCCTTGCGGCCGGGCCGTCTTTCTGGCCTTCGGGCTGGGGCTGGGTCTCATCGAGGAGAAGCAAGCGGAGGGCCGGCGGGCGGCCTCGGCCTGTGATGAGATCCAG GCAGTTTTCACCCAGAAAAACAAGCTGCTCCCTGACCCACTGGACGCTAGACGCTGGCAGGGTTTCCGGCTGGAGGAGTATCTGATCGGGAAGTCCATTGGCAAGGGCTGCAGTGCCGCTGTCTATGAGGCCACCATGCCTGTGTTGCCCCAGGATCAGCAGGTGGCAGGGAGCATCGGGCTTCTTCCAGGGAGAGGCCCAGAGATCGTTCCACGAGGAGAAGAGGAGCAAGCCCCACTGGCCCCTGCCTTTCCCTTGGCCATCAAGATGATGTGGAACATCTCG GCGGGCTCATCCAGCGAAGCCATCTTTCGCACAATGAGCCAGGAGCTCGTCCCAGCCAGTCGAGTGGCCTTGGCCGGGGAGTATGGAGTCACTCACAG AAGATCCAAGGGGGGTCCCAAGCAGCTGGCCGCACACCCCAACGTCATCCGTGTCTTCCGCGCCTTCACATCGTCTGTGCCACTGCTGCCAGGGGCCCTGCTCGACTACCCTGACGTGCTGCCCCCGCGCCTTCACCCCGAAGGCCTGGGCCACGGGCGGACACTCTTCCTTGTCATGAAGAA CTACTCCTGTACCCTGCGCCAGTACCTTCGTGGGCACAGCCCGAGCCCCCGCCTGGCCACCGTGATGACTCTGCAGCTCCTGGAAGGGGTGGCTCACCTGGTGCAGCAGGGCGTCGCACACAGAGACCTGAAATCCGACAACGTCCTCGTGGAGCTGGACGCAG ACGGCTGCCCCTGGTTGGTGATCACAGACTTCGGCTGCTGCCTGGCTGACGAGCGCGTCGGCCTGCGGTTGCCTTTCACCAGTTGGTATGTGGACCGTGGTGGAAACAGCTGCCTGATGGCCCCTGAG GTGTCCACAGCCTGCCCTGGCCCCAGGGCAGTGATCGACTACAGCAAGGCTGATGCCTGGGCGGTGGGAGCGCTCGCCTACGAAATCTTCGGGCTCCCCAATCCCTTTTACGGTCAGGGCAGGGCCCACCTTGAAAGCCGCAGTTACCAAGAAGCTCAGCTGCCAGCGCTGCCCGAGTCGGTGCCTCTGGAGGCGAGACAGCTGGTGAGGTCACTGCTCCAGCGAGATGCCAGCAAG AGGCCATCTGCCCGAGTGGCTGCTAACGTGCTTCATTTAAGCCTCTGGGGTGAACGTACTCTAGCCCTGAAGAACCTGAAACCAGACAGGATGATCGGCTGGCTCCTCCAGCAATCAGCCGCCACTCTGCTGGCCAGCAGGCTTGCAGAGAAGAACTGTgtggaaacaaaaatgaagatgTTATTTCTGGCCAACCTGGAGTATGAAGCGCTGAGTCAGGCAGCCCTCCTCCTCTGCTCGTGGAGGGCGGCCCCGTGA
- the PINK1 gene encoding serine/threonine-protein kinase PINK1, mitochondrial isoform X2, whose protein sequence is MAVRQALGRGLQLGRALLLRFTAKPGPTYGWGRPERPGPAAGWGRGERPGQAAGPGAEPRRLGLGLPGRYRFFRQSVAGLAARLQRQFVGRPRGGAGPCGRAVFLAFGLGLGLIEEKQAEGRRAASACDEIQAVFTQKNKLLPDPLDARRWQGFRLEEYLIGKSIGKGCSAAVYEATMPVLPQDQQVAGSIGLLPGRGPEIVPRGEEEQAPLAPAFPLAIKMMWNISAGSSSEAIFRTMSQELVPASRVALAGEYGVTHRSKGGPKQLAAHPNVIRVFRAFTSSVPLLPGALLDYPDVLPPRLHPEGLGHGRTLFLVMKNYSCTLRQYLRGHSPSPRLATVMTLQLLEGVAHLVQQGVAHRDLKSDNVLVELDADGCPWLVITDFGCCLADERVGLRLPFTSWYVDRGGNSCLMAPEVSTACPGPRAVIDYSKADAWAVGALAYEIFGLPNPFYGQGRAHLESRSYQEAQLPALPESVPLEARQLVRSLLQRDASKRPSARVAANVLHLSLWGERTLALKNLKPDRMIGWLLQQSAATLLASRLAEKNCVETKMKMLFLANLEYEALSQAALLLCSWRAAP, encoded by the exons ATGGCGGTGCGGCAGGCGCTGGGTCGGGGCCTGCAGCTGGGCCGAGCGCTGCTACTGCGCTTCACGGCCAAGCCTGGCCCGACCTACGGCTGGGGGCGACCGGAGCGGCCGGGCCCCGCGGCGGGCTGGGGTCGCGGGGAGCGCCCGGGCCAGGCCGCGGGACCCGGCGCGGAGCCGCGCAGGCTCGGGCTCGGGCTCCCCGGCCGCTACCGCTTCTTCCGCCAGTCGGTGGCCGGGCTGGCGGCGCGGCTCCAGAGGCAGTTCGTGGGGCGGCCCCGGGGCGGCGCGGGCCCTTGCGGCCGGGCCGTCTTTCTGGCCTTCGGGCTGGGGCTGGGTCTCATCGAGGAGAAGCAAGCGGAGGGCCGGCGGGCGGCCTCGGCCTGTGATGAGATCCAG GCAGTTTTCACCCAGAAAAACAAGCTGCTCCCTGACCCACTGGACGCTAGACGCTGGCAGGGTTTCCGGCTGGAGGAGTATCTGATCGGGAAGTCCATTGGCAAGGGCTGCAGTGCCGCTGTCTATGAGGCCACCATGCCTGTGTTGCCCCAGGATCAGCAGGTGGCAGGGAGCATCGGGCTTCTTCCAGGGAGAGGCCCAGAGATCGTTCCACGAGGAGAAGAGGAGCAAGCCCCACTGGCCCCTGCCTTTCCCTTGGCCATCAAGATGATGTGGAACATCTCG GCGGGCTCATCCAGCGAAGCCATCTTTCGCACAATGAGCCAGGAGCTCGTCCCAGCCAGTCGAGTGGCCTTGGCCGGGGAGTATGGAGTCACTCACAG ATCCAAGGGGGGTCCCAAGCAGCTGGCCGCACACCCCAACGTCATCCGTGTCTTCCGCGCCTTCACATCGTCTGTGCCACTGCTGCCAGGGGCCCTGCTCGACTACCCTGACGTGCTGCCCCCGCGCCTTCACCCCGAAGGCCTGGGCCACGGGCGGACACTCTTCCTTGTCATGAAGAA CTACTCCTGTACCCTGCGCCAGTACCTTCGTGGGCACAGCCCGAGCCCCCGCCTGGCCACCGTGATGACTCTGCAGCTCCTGGAAGGGGTGGCTCACCTGGTGCAGCAGGGCGTCGCACACAGAGACCTGAAATCCGACAACGTCCTCGTGGAGCTGGACGCAG ACGGCTGCCCCTGGTTGGTGATCACAGACTTCGGCTGCTGCCTGGCTGACGAGCGCGTCGGCCTGCGGTTGCCTTTCACCAGTTGGTATGTGGACCGTGGTGGAAACAGCTGCCTGATGGCCCCTGAG GTGTCCACAGCCTGCCCTGGCCCCAGGGCAGTGATCGACTACAGCAAGGCTGATGCCTGGGCGGTGGGAGCGCTCGCCTACGAAATCTTCGGGCTCCCCAATCCCTTTTACGGTCAGGGCAGGGCCCACCTTGAAAGCCGCAGTTACCAAGAAGCTCAGCTGCCAGCGCTGCCCGAGTCGGTGCCTCTGGAGGCGAGACAGCTGGTGAGGTCACTGCTCCAGCGAGATGCCAGCAAG AGGCCATCTGCCCGAGTGGCTGCTAACGTGCTTCATTTAAGCCTCTGGGGTGAACGTACTCTAGCCCTGAAGAACCTGAAACCAGACAGGATGATCGGCTGGCTCCTCCAGCAATCAGCCGCCACTCTGCTGGCCAGCAGGCTTGCAGAGAAGAACTGTgtggaaacaaaaatgaagatgTTATTTCTGGCCAACCTGGAGTATGAAGCGCTGAGTCAGGCAGCCCTCCTCCTCTGCTCGTGGAGGGCGGCCCCGTGA